The window caacatctttgccgtccttcttgaagttcttcttacccttgcccttcttgaacttagtggtcttattgaccatcaacacttgatgttctttcttgatttcagcctctgctgactttagcatcgagaacacttcaggaatggtcttttccatcccctgcatgttgtagttcattacaaagctcttgtagcttggtgggagcgactggaggattctgtcaatgaccgcctcatctgggaggttaatgttcagctgggtcatacggttgtgcaatccagacatctttaggatgtgctcactgacagaactgttttcctccatcttacaactgtagaacttgtcggagacatcatatctctcgacccgggcatgagcttgaaaaactagtttcagctcttcgaacatctcatatgctccgtggtgctcaaaacgcttttggagccccggttctaagctgtaaagcatgccgcactgaacgagggagtaatcatcagcacgagactgccaagcattcataatgtcttggttctctgggacgggagcgtcacctagcggtccttctaggacatattgtttcctggcagctatgaggatgatcctcaggttccggacccagtccgtatagttgctgccatcatctttcagcttggttttctctaggaacgcgttgaagttcatgttgacattagcgttggccattgatctacaagacatatttgcaaaggtttcagactaagttcatgataataaagttctaatcaaattatgaactcccactcagattagacatccctttagtcatctaagtgttacacgatccgagtcgactaggccgtgtccgatcatcacgtgagacggactagtcatcgtcggtgaacattctcatgttgagcgtatcttccatacgactcgtgttcgacctttcggtctccgtgttccgaggccatgtctgcacatgctaggctcgtcaagttaaccctaagtgttttcgctgtgtaaaactgtcttacacccgttgtatgtgaacgtaagaatccatcacacccgatcatcacgtggtgcttagaagcgacgaactgtagcaacggtgcacagttaggggagaacacttcttgaaatttttataagggatcatcttatttactaccgtcgtcctaagtaaacaagatgcataaacataataaacatcacatgtaattatatagttgtgacatgatatggccaatatcatatagctccattgatcttcatcttcggggctccatgatcatcttgtcaccggcttgacaccatgatctccatcatcgtgtcttcatgaagttgtcacgccaacgactacttctacttctatgactaacgtttagcaataaagtaaagtagtttacatggcgttattcaatgacacgcaggtcatacaaaaaataaagacaactcctatggctcctgccggttgtcatactcatcgacatgcaagtcgtgaatcctattacaaagaacatgatctcatacatcacatttcatcattcatcacaacttctggccatatcacatcacatgatcaatcgctgcaaaaacaagttagacgtcctctaattgttgttgcatcttttacgtggctgcaattgggttctagcaagaatgttttcttacctacgaataaccacaacgtgattttgtcaacttctatttacccttcataagggcccttttcatcgaaaccgctccaactaaagtgggagagacagacacccgccagccaccttatgcaactagtgcatgtcagtcggtggaaccggtctcacgtaagcgtacgtgtaaggttggtccgggccgcttcatcccacaataccgccgaagcaagaaaagactagtagaggcaagtaagatgacaaaatccacgcccacaacaaaattgtgttctactcgtgcaaagagaactacgcatagacctagctcatgatgccactgttggggaacgttgcagaaaattaaaatttttcctacggtttcaccaagatccatctatgagttcatctaagcaacgagtcaagggagagagttagcatctacataccacttgtagatcgcgtgcggaagcttgcaaggtgatgatgtagtcgtactcgacgtgattcgaatcaccgatgaccaagtgctgaacggacagcacctccgcgttcaacacacgtacgggacgggagacgtctcctccttcttgatccagcaagggggaaggagaggttgaggaagacagctccaccggcagcacgacggcgtggtgatggtggagaggcagtactccgacagggcttcgccaagcacacaacgaaggaggagaggtgttggggaggggagggctgcgccttggagggtggtgcggctgccctcccctcacccctctatttatagggggaagggagaagggggccggccccttagaacccatctagggggggtgcggcggcctaggggagaggggagagggtggcttgccccccaagccaaggggggcgccccctctagggttcccccctcaaccctaggcgcatgggcccaagggaggggtgcggccagcccaccaggggttggctccctgccccacgcagcccatgtggcccccgggaggggtggcccctcccggtggacccccggaactcttccggcggccccggtacaataccggtatgaccccgaaacttcccggtgtccgtttgacaacttctcatatataaatctttacctccggacccttccggagctcctcgtgacgtccaggatcccatccgggactccgaacaacattcggtagtcacatactagtcttcctaataaccctagcgtcaccgaaccttaagtgtgtagaccctacgggttcgggagacatgcagacatgacctagacgctctcaggtcaataaccaacagcgggatctggatacgcatGATGgcacccacatgctcctcgatgttgtcatcggatgaaccacgatgtcgaggattcgatcaaaccctgtatgcaattccctttgtcaatcggtacgttacttgcccgagactcgatcgtcggtatcccaataccttgttcagtctcgttaccggcaagtcactttactcgtaccgtaatgcatgatcccgtgtccaacaccttggtcacattgagctcattatgatgatgcattaccgagtgggcccggagatacctctccgtcatacggagtgacaaatcccagtctcgatccgtgtcaacccaacaaatactttcggagatacctgtaatgcacctttatagtcacccagttacgttgtgacgtttgatacacccaaggcactcttacggtatccgggagttacacgatctcatggtcgaaggaaaagatacttgacactggacaagctctagcaaaacgaactacacgatcttttatgctatgcttaggattgggtcttgtccatcacatcattatcctaatgatgtgatcccgttatcaacgacatccaatgtccatagtcaggaaaccatgactatctgttgatcacaacgagctagtcaactagaggctcaccagggacatattgtggtctaagtattcacacgtgtattacgatttccggataatacagttatagcatgaataaaagacatttatcatgaacattgaaatataataatacttttattattgcctatagggcatatttccaacagatattaGGTCCTCTTGACCTACTACGCTgccctcatcttgttcaagctggTAAGCACGTTGCACCGCTGATATGTCCGTGTCTTCCTAATCTCCGAGTTGCGGTTAGCTTAAccactaagagcatctctagccgcgccACCAAGGCCCCCAGGCGACTTTTCGGCCGCAggcgccaaaaaatcggcccagtcgcgcccccaagggttcatttttcgccggctcgggccgaaattggtgccggcggacccaatCCGAACCCGACGCGCTAGGGGCGCTCGAGGGCGCCGGGCGAATcatttttggcgcgaaaaagccgcaGGCCCTCCTTGCCAGCGACTCGTCTCTCTTCTCGCCGCTTCATCGTCCTCACCGCcttgtttcccgcggcgaatcaatgccaaagctgccgcgcgctgccgcgccggtcagcctccattgatgcctcacgggcggcgcagtgaagaccggacgacgcgcgtcccctcgcccgccacgcgtacacgcGGCGGCCACGCGTACGCACGGTGCCTCGGCCTATATAAGTCGACCCCCGGCGCGCCGGTGACATGCACAGAGTCTCCACCACCGACGCGCCATTTCTCCCCCTTCttccctctcctctcgccgtctccagttagcatggccgagcgcttcccaggcgacggcgcggcggcgaacggcttcggccgtcgCCATCTTCACGAGGACGAAGCTCGGCTCCTCTTCGAGGTCGAGTACCCGGTcctgccggacatgcgggtgcccgggacgtggagaatcagcgccggcggggtcccggtgccaccaccgcccaccggggcggcgcggcgtgcggagatcgcgcgtatccgcgcctccctgccgcgggcggcgagggaaggaccacggtacgtccccgacaacCCGCTCTGGGAGCCATacttccgccgccgccacgccgaacagctcgaggccaccaacggcgtcgtgccctccggaaggctcaactccgaggggcggcgccgatggtggggcgtgcccggccgcacgctggaggtcgtcctcgagtacatcgagggcggcaacacgccgaggctcgagtaccccgctcccccgtccttctctcgccgacgtgggagctcgtggacgccgaggcgcatggagcctggggcgtcctcctcctcgtccggccgctcgtccggctctccctgcctccgccccgtcaagccggagccccaggacacgcctgtcagccggcgcactcgcagctccGGTGTCCACATCGGCGACTCCACCCCCCTATGGCCGCCTCGTCCTCGtcgcgcccaagccggagcccagccTCCCCGTGGAGTACGAgaagatagcccggcgcggcttctccgacgaggaggcCCTACAGTGGGCGCGAGACGACTACCtttgcgacgagatggtccggcagcgccgggccctggaggagattgcCGCCCGCAAACATGGGCGCGAGGACGGGCACGAcgtcgtgatcctcgacagcgacgacgacgaggacgcccccggaccgtccaacccgccgcgccaaccgggggagggttgcagcatggacggcggccgcggcggaggcgacgacgacgacggcggcggcgactacacgcggttctacagcctcctcggcatgtagaactgcaagggcggcgggcggcgaggagcggcAAGGGAGACGGCAAGGAGCAGCCTAGTAGCTTttttttttataaaatatttttaAATACGAACGAGCTCGCCGAAGTTTAGTTGAATTTGCGCCATGTTTGTGCCGTAATTTAAATTTTTAAAAAAACATGAGCGTGCAACTGGGGGCATCACGCCCACAGCGCGCGGTCTAGCGCTGGTGCGTCCGCAGGGGGTGATTTAGGGGCCAACTGATGCTCTAAGCTACGAAGCGACCTGATGAAAGGTGTCGCCGGTCTCGAAGAGGACAGGAAAACAAAAGACGCGCATTCAAACCGCACGGTTCACTCGTTCCTCTTCTCTTCTCCCTTCGGACGCGAAGAAAAGAAACCCTCGGTCCTTCACAAAGAGAGAAggggagagaaaaaaaataaattCAAAACCTCCCCCCCAAACCCCTCGTCCACCGCCGCCATGGACAGGGCCCCGCCGCGCGCCGCTCCTCGCGACGCCGTCGGCCAGCGGTGGCTCACCGTCTTCGCCTTCCAGGCTGCGCTCTCGGTCGCCGCCTCCGTAATCCACCTCGCGGTCTCCCCGAGCCGCCGCCACCCTAACCTCGGGGTACCCCCGGCCTTCCTCCTCGGGCTGCACCTGCCCCTCTCCTGCGCCGCCACGGGGCTCCTCGCGCTCGCCTTCCTCATCTCCGCCTCGCCCCACCCCGGCCAATCGCCCGTACCGAAGGTCGCCCTCGCGGCCTCCCTCTTCGCTTCGGCCGGCGCGCTATGCGTGGCCGCCGCGGCGTCTCTGGTCCCCAAGGACGCCGGATGGGCTGCCGTCGCTGGGCTGGGATTCCGCGGCGCTGTGTTGGGCGTGGTGTTCGCCGCTCACTACTTTGGGCGTGGGAGGTGGTTGCTCCAATTCCCCGTCGTGCAGGTGAGTGGAGTGGGGGAAAGTTAGGGTTTCTGCATATGCTGCTTGATTCATCCGAAATTGCAGATTAGGTTTGAATTCGTAGGCTTTAAATTCTTATTACCACGACTAACATTAACTTCTCAGCAGTGATTTGCTGTGCAAATGACTATCGTTCTTAAAACATAGGAGTGATGTGATCTTAACTGTGGCTTGAACTATTGGTATTTTACCCTAGGGTGTTTGATCAGAGGAGAGGGTTGCTACTATCCATGCTGCACTATTTGGATCGGTATTTATTGGACACGCATCTATTATTCAAGTTAGACTTTTGAATTAGATATAGATGGTTCTATTATGAGCACTGTGCAATTTCCCCAGAATATCATGTTTTATGGTCAATTTCCAGTCAGAAGCTTTGTTTTTCTTCACTGTTTATTCGTAGTCATAGTTTGCCTATACTGTTCTTTTTTTTTTATTTAGGTGTGAACATGATGGGAATGAATCAAAACTTATGGCAATCAGTTGTAATTTCAAAGCTAAGTTTGGTTAATTTTGATCCCTTAGTAGTCTTAGatttgcttgcttggttgcattttcatttgctatcttacagTTCTTCCCAGCAGTCACTTGAGTATGTGGCCGCATGGTTTTAACTTTGTTAACTTGTTTTATTCTCCAGAGACCTATGTTCTATGGATTAAAGATGGGGCTTCTACCTTCTATTAAAAGGGCTCTAAAGATGTCGCTTCAGGTCTTCTTGCTTTCACTTGTCCTGATTCTTATTCTTCCTCGGCAATTCAGAATGGGAGGATCCATTGGAAGTCAAATTATCACCCAAATCGCTATTTTTATAGTGACTACAGGTGTTTCCTTCTGTTGGGAAATAAGCCATCATTTTGTCCAGGTTTGTTCTCTCCTCTGCAATCCAAATCAAACAACATGCTTTTAGATGCTTGTTTCTGCCGTATGTACTCTGCAGCTTGACTTTTGTGGAACTTTAATACACAACTGTTTTCAACGAATTTCAGGTTGTGCATACAAGacgatgcagttttactccacctcAGAGCTCTGCTGCTGCAGAGACTAATCCTACCGATTATATCCTTGAGACATTGGAACTAAGTAATCCACGTTCGCTGATGCAATATCTTGCATTCCAAGATTTGTGTGCAGTATCTGAATGCAACATTGAACCTTGGCGTCGAGGTGCCTTCTTTGAGGAGTCTGGTGAAACTTACAAAAGAATTGTGACAGCCTGTTTGAAGCCACTTGAGGACTTCACTTCAAAAATTGCTGAAGCACTTGAAGGGTTTACTAGTGAAAGGCCAGAACTATTATTACAACAGTCTAAGCTCTATGGTGCATTTAGTGATTCACAGGTAATTTTATAACCATTTCATTTACTTCTATTGTAGGTTCTTCAGTATATTTCCAGTTGTTAATCTTGTCTGTCTCTTCTTGTGTACTAATGAAATCTGCTCCCCGTCAAGAACCATCATCCAGGAAATAGTTTGAACCTACTGTTAAGTTGGTGCCTGCATTTTTTGTTTGACATCCGTGATAAAATTGTTTTAGAGTTGAATAAGGAGAGACCATGCTTTAAAGATGCTGAGTGGCTATAATTGAAGCATACATGCATAATGATTGGTTAGTCACAGTTAGACATACTCCAAAAGATTTGCATACAGCATCACACGATCCGGAAGATTTTGCACGATAACTGCTGATCATATATGTTAGATATGTTATGGAATATGAGTATGCGAGTATCCACATGTAATCTACCTCGGGAAcgtttagtactccctctgttccattaattgtcgctgatttagtgCAACTTTGTAGaaaatcagcgacaattaatatggatcggagggagtagcttAATTTGAAATGCTCAGACCTTTTATTTGGAAGTTGGTAACGTCAAGTTTTCAGGCCTTTTGGAGCTGAAGGTTATTATGACAGCTTCCATATGAGTACCAAATGTATTTCTTCTAGTATAAAGTAATTGGATACTTAGGAGCATCAACTAtcattgtgtttgattgcaaatgacataataggtatgcCATATGCACATGGACTGCGTGCAACAGTTTTGAATATTAGCTATGGGGCATTCTTTTCTGTAATATGGGAAGTTGGTTTGTTTATGGAATATGGCACATGTGGTGGAGATGTCAAAATTGTTTTTTTTACACGTACATGGTTGACCTGTGGTCTGGTTGATGCAagtgttatactccctccgtcccaaaataagtgtctcaactttgtactaactctagtgcaaagttgtactaaggttgggacacttattttgggacggagggagtagtaaatagtAGCTCACCATTAACTTCTGCAACGTGCTTTTCCTCGGAACCAATGGATAGATTGTAGCAGAAGAAGCTCTGTTCCGCTTGGAGCAATTGTGTATTACCAAGAGTGTGTTTGTTTTGAGCCCAAATTtgccccaccatttttcttctcgaACAATGCAGGAGATCTGCATGCCATTTCATTGATAAGAAAGAGGATTAAAAG is drawn from Triticum dicoccoides isolate Atlit2015 ecotype Zavitan chromosome 6B, WEW_v2.0, whole genome shotgun sequence and contains these coding sequences:
- the LOC119322416 gene encoding uncharacterized protein LOC119322416 — encoded protein: MDRAPPRAAPRDAVGQRWLTVFAFQAALSVAASVIHLAVSPSRRHPNLGVPPAFLLGLHLPLSCAATGLLALAFLISASPHPGQSPVPKVALAASLFASAGALCVAAAASLVPKDAGWAAVAGLGFRGAVLGVVFAAHYFGRGRWLLQFPVVQRPMFYGLKMGLLPSIKRALKMSLQVFLLSLVLILILPRQFRMGGSIGSQIITQIAIFIVTTGVSFCWEISHHFVQVVHTRRCSFTPPQSSAAAETNPTDYILETLELSNPRSLMQYLAFQDLCAVSECNIEPWRRGAFFEESGETYKRIVTACLKPLEDFTSKIAEALEGFTSERPELLLQQSKLYGAFSDSQICSWCARTLATLTARSRQEDRYGVAQLTGCNAAVMSTLLSALVAVEACLGKKTNPQPAHSLGPASIKWGNNFSTARKGNVTAIASTQRGGLHTKAHSMADVFRTSIYQIVSAFLDDMRANAKASSLEKNWISEGRKPIHGSRAVLVQKLSLFIEYRAV